Proteins encoded by one window of Castor canadensis chromosome 2, mCasCan1.hap1v2, whole genome shotgun sequence:
- the LOC109703317 gene encoding olfactory receptor 4F17-like yields MTVVGNLFVVIVIITDHRLHSPMYFLLANLSFVDFCLSSVTTPKLTIDLLQDNRTISFGGCMIQILCAHFFGGGEIVLLVTMAYDCYVAICKPLHYTSIMDRQKCIGLVLISWVIGFLHAMSQLPMILELPFCGPRVVDSFFCDIPLVIKLACRDTDTLGVVTNVDSGVLATTCFILLLISYTYILLTVYLHSTDGASKAFSTCTSHIIVVVLFFGPCIFMYLWPVPITWVEKFLAVFNTVITPLLNPAIYTLRNKNIKNCIKKLINQHVNTSNNC; encoded by the coding sequence ATGACTGTGGTGGGCAACCTTTTTGTTGTGATAGTGATCATCACTGATCACCGTCTGCATTCTCCCATGTACTTCTTGCTAGCTAATCTCTCATTTGTTGACTTCTGCCTTTCCTCAGTGACCACCCCTAAGCTGACCATCGATCTCCTACAGGACAACAGGACTATTTCCTTTGGGGGCTGTATGATCCAGATCCTCTGTGCTCATTTCTTTGGAGGGGGTGAGATTGTGCTTCTTGTGACAATGGCTTATGACTgttatgtggccatctgcaagccactCCATTACACCAGCATCATGGACAGACAGAAGTGCATTGGACTAGTTTTGATATCATGGGTCATTGGCTTTTTACATGCAATGAGTCAACTGCCCATGATACTGGAACTGCCCTTTTGTGGACCCAGAGTAGTGGACAGCTTTTTCTGTGATATCCCTTTAGTGATAAAATTAGCCTGCAGGGATACTGATACCTTGGGAGTAGTGACAAATGTTGACAGTGGTGTTTTAGCAACAACTTGCTTCATTCTCTTGTTGATTTCCTATACTTACATCCTGTTAACTGTCTACCTTCACTCTACAGATGGTGCATCAAAGGCATTCTCTACTTGCACATCCCACATCATAGTCGTGGTGCTGTTCTTTGGACCctgcattttcatgtatttatggcCTGTCCCCATCACTTGGGTGGAGAAGTTTCTTGCTGTGTTTAACACAGTGATCACACCTCTCCTAAATCCAGCCATTTACacactgagaaataaaaatattaagaattgcataaagaaattgataaatcAGCATGTGAATACAAGTAATAATTGTTAG